In Tautonia rosea, the genomic window CACGGCGGGCAGCTCAACCGTCCAGTGAACGCTGGCGAAGACTCCGAAGCAGACCGCCGAGGCCACCAGGCCACAGGCCAACGCCCGGTCGGCCGACCCGACCCGCCGCCAGGCCCGGATGATCCGGGCAAGGCCCCACAGAAAGGCCAGGCCAAGCACTCCCGCTCCTGCCAGGCCCGATTCCACCACCCACTGCAAGACACTGCTGCCTGCGGTCGTCGGGCTGGCGTCGGTCGTTTTGTACGACGGAATGACCCGGCCGAAGGTGCCCAGGCCCGTTCCGAGGATCGGGAAGTCCCGGATGATCTGGGCCGACTGCCTCCAGAGCCGCTCTGCTCGGTCCAGATCCGCCGTGATCGGAGCAAGTTTCGGATCGGTCCCCCAGCCGGCAAAACGGTTGGCCGAGACCCCTGCGCCCAGACTTCCCAGGGCCAGAACCGTCAGTCCCACTGCCAGCCACCGCGACCCGGTTGGCCAGGCTCCCGGCAATCCTGCCAGCACCAGACCGACTGCAAACGGGATCGCCAGCAAGGGCCCGCCGATCACGCCGATCAGGGCCGAACCCGCCAGAACCACCAGCACCAGCAAGCCGACCAGCGGGGCGAGTCCCGAACGGCCGATCCGATCCGCCATCGGTTCTCGACTCCCCCGCGGAGCAAGCAGATGCAGCAGCAAGGCCAGCGACAGCGGCAAGCCCAACGCTCCGATCGCCAGGTAAGCGCCCGGGCCTCCCATCAGGCTTCCGATGAAGAAGGGCCGATCGGGTTGAGGAAGCAACCACGGTCCGTTTGCCCCACCCTCTTCGGCCAGGGGGCGGAGGACCGAAGTTCCTGGAGCCCTCAGGAGATCAAGGGTCGAAGGGGCCCAGCTCGGGGCCTTGCCAGGGGTGATGATCCCCAGCAGCTCAGGAACGTTGCCGACCAGCTGCACCAGACCGATGCCCGTCATCAGCACGAAGATCCCAACCACGCTGCCCCAGATGACCATCGTCCGGCCCAGCTTCCGGGCGAACCGGGCCGAGGTAACCAGGACCACCAGCCCAATACTCGCATCGAACAGCCATCGGAGCGTGGCCGATCGGTCGACCGTGGCCGGGGTCCGTGAGGCGAGCGCCTCGGGAAGATCGGCCTCCGGGTCGTCGGCCAGGACAAGGCTCGACGGCACCCCTCGGGCATGCAGCGATCGGGCTTCCGGGGCGATCCGACCAGCCAGGCTCGCGGGGATCGGCGCGAGCTGCACGACCGCCAGGCTTACAGCCAGCACCCCAAGAACCGGCAACGGACTGAATCGAATCCGGGCCTGCCCCTCAATCGCCACCCGGGCCAGTCCGAGGACGACCAGCAGCACGGCCAGGGCCGCAATCACCGGCCGCCACCACCAGACCACGCCGCCAAAGGCCAGCGCCGTTCCGGCGAGCATCCCCACAAGGATGCCCGCCTGAAGGCGATCGGTCCACTCAAGGATGCGGATGCGAAAGGTGCCCACCGGGAGTCTCCGGTTCGAGTCGAATCGGTGCAGAACAGCTCGGGATCACTCCGCCGCGGCCAACGCTCCGGCCGCTCCTCGCGTCCGGCCGCCGAGTCGGCCCGAGGCCACCGGACCGACCGGTTCGCCATGCTCATCAAGGTACGAAGAAACACACGACCAATTGTTCACGTCTTCACACAATCC contains:
- a CDS encoding O-antigen ligase family protein, whose amino-acid sequence is MGTFRIRILEWTDRLQAGILVGMLAGTALAFGGVVWWWRPVIAALAVLLVVLGLARVAIEGQARIRFSPLPVLGVLAVSLAVVQLAPIPASLAGRIAPEARSLHARGVPSSLVLADDPEADLPEALASRTPATVDRSATLRWLFDASIGLVVLVTSARFARKLGRTMVIWGSVVGIFVLMTGIGLVQLVGNVPELLGIITPGKAPSWAPSTLDLLRAPGTSVLRPLAEEGGANGPWLLPQPDRPFFIGSLMGGPGAYLAIGALGLPLSLALLLHLLAPRGSREPMADRIGRSGLAPLVGLLVLVVLAGSALIGVIGGPLLAIPFAVGLVLAGLPGAWPTGSRWLAVGLTVLALGSLGAGVSANRFAGWGTDPKLAPITADLDRAERLWRQSAQIIRDFPILGTGLGTFGRVIPSYKTTDASPTTAGSSVLQWVVESGLAGAGVLGLAFLWGLARIIRAWRRVGSADRALACGLVASAVCFGVFASVHWTVELPAVALAACAVLGILDRWLSGGTDLFVEAA